The Miscanthus floridulus cultivar M001 chromosome 6, ASM1932011v1, whole genome shotgun sequence genomic interval CTTTGCCTGCCAGGGCGCTTATCAAAGATGGCTTTCACCTTGTGCTCCAAAGCACTCCATGGGGAATTTTTTGTATATGATTCAAATACAAAATTCCtctgtttttctttattttttgtccCAAACATAAAATTATACCTGATGAAAGAGGGCACAGGGCCACAACACAACACTAATTCTGTTCGTTAATTTCCGTGGTACAAGAATCATGGCACGCCACACACAATTATCCACCAAATTAATTCCCATCGTCCATTCCCTGGTACCAAAATCATGGCACGCAACACACAATTATCCACCAATTTTTTTGTACTTACACAAAAGTAGAGTACCAAAGGCCACAGCACAGCAGAGCAGAAAGAAGGCACAGGATGAGAGGAGCAGCATTTGCTTATGCACAAGTAGAAAGCAGCTGGGGGTACGAGTAAGGATTAAGGAATTTACAACAAATCACGAGCAGCAGCAGTTCAGGCTGCATGGAATGGAATGGTCATCAATCGAGTTCATCACTGCGCTAGTCCCACCACCGATCGCCCCCGACAAGAGCAACGCACGCACCGCAAATTATTATTGTTTTCTTCCCCTCCCCGATGCCCCATCGGAATCCGGCAGGTGTGGGGAGCGAGCTGGAGGCTGGAGCTGGTGATCAATCATGTCATGGGGCCAGGCGGCTAGGCCAATCAATCAAGTAAtcaatcccacccacccacgtgcCACGCCTCACCTCCCCGCCTCCGCTTCCGCGTCCGCGTCCGCCGGCGACGACAGCTGCGCGGCCGCCAGCGCGTCGGTGAGCGCGCGCATGGCGCTGACCTGCATCTGCAGCGCGGCCACGTAGTCGGcggcctcctccaggagcgcggGCGCGGGGAGCTTCCGGCAGCCCGGGACGAGGCGGCCCAGCACGCGGAGCCGCTCCTGCACCTTGTCCTTCTCCTTGCCCTTGCCCTTgagcaacgccgccgccgccgcgttgtCTCTGGCCTGCACCGGCAGCGGCGGACGGCGCCGCCTCCGGACCTTGCCGCCCGCCTTGACGAGCACGCGGCGGCGGCTGCAGGCCGCGCCGGCCAGCAGGATGGCACGGCTCCACCGCGTCTGGCCGCGCGCGGTCAGCGCCAGCGCCGAGTCCGCCGCCGCCTTCACGGCGCGCGGCTGGCCGCCGCCCGTGGCGCGGAGCGCGTCCAGCAGGCGCCGCCCGTACACCCCGCGTACCGCGCCGCTGCGCCACTTGCTGGCCTGActccgcggcggcggcgtagTGGAGCCGCCCTTGGGCGTCCGGGACGACGAAGGCGACGGCGAGGGAGAGGAGATCATCGCCGCGCGACTTGCCAGCCTGACCCTCCCGCCGCCCGATCAAGACTGGGCAAGGGAATCGGGGAGGGAGGGaaaggggcaggggcagggggaGAGGCGAGGATGGATGGAGCGCTGGTGGTAGTGCTGTTGGTGGTGGgaggaggaaggcgaaggagaaaGGAAAGCAAGCGGAGGGGATTGGTTAGATTAGCAACGTGCTTTGCTTTTGGGAGGTGGTGGGTTGGAGTGTGCGCGCTGCGGGGCTGCCGCGCTGTTGCTGATGTGATTCATCATTTCATAAACTAATCAGCCAGCGGATTATTTTTAGAgtagtggaggtggaggagggttCGTTGCTTCCACTCCCCTCtctcttcttttatttttttttcttgtttggcTTGGTCGGTTGTTGCTTCTCCTTCCTTGCCCTTTACATTGTAGTGCTCCTGTTGTGTTgcacttaggccccgtttagatccaaaaatttttggattttggttcactgtagcatttcgtttgtatttggtaattagtgtctaattatgaactaattaggttcaaaagtttcgtctcgtgatttctcgaccaactgtgtaattagtttttttttcgtctacatttagtactccatgcatgtgccgcaagattcgatgtgacggttactgtgcaaaaaattttggattctaaacaggcccttagggcttgtttggtacggctcctcccgaggggctcctccagaggagccggagccgttttggaggagccataaattgtggctcctccaaaacggctccggctcctctgtttttactgaaaaacggctcctccaaaaaaacgtttggcagggctcctctggaggagccggagccggagaggagccctgccaaacaagcccttaaaaTGGTCCGGGGTATGCATCATGTTTGCTGCTCCACTCATTATTAGTAGCAAGGCGGCATCACAACCTTAGTGATCCACTAGATGTCTAGATACCATATGGTCTGTGGGAGGCATTCTTTACTCTTCTTATTAGTTGTTTATCTTCGGTTGGGTTCTCTGACAATCAGGGTTCTAAATAGCTCGATATAGTTTTTTCATAAGGTTTACCTCTACTATTGCCGCTAATGACGCTTTAGCTTCGCTAAAAACTACTATTTTGGCTTAGCCACCTATTAGCTTTAACACCACTAATTTTAATCGAGGAAAATATCCATTCTTTAGTCTAAAGGACTGCAATCTATACCTCTTTGTGGGGTTCTTTACTTGATATTGATGTAATAAACCATTGAACTATGGATAATTGAATATTGAATGAAATGGATGTTAATCGTAGCATTGTGTATGCTGATCGATAtggtaaggccctgtttggtataGCTTCCAAAGCTAATTCTTTATTTGTCGAATCCAGCAGAAGCTCTGCCAATTAGTTTTTCAAAGAGAAGTAATCCTTCGTTGATTACATGAAGTGATTCGCTGAAATGAACTAAGAGATAGGGAGCTGAAAAATAGCTTCTCCTGATTATGTGGGGTGATTCTATCGTGATTTTGAGAGTTTATGCTAAAGAATCAAAGAGAATCGCTTTTAGCCATAGAATCTCTAACAAATAGGCCCTAAATGCTAAATAATCGATATGGAGGCATATTCTCTTAGAGCTCGTATATGTATTTGAATTCGTATAATTTTGTTTGGTTAAGTGTTTCCATAGATAATTAATTTAGAAATTTTCATGTTTTCTGTACAGCTAAATGAAATAGCTTCCACTATATTTCACTATAGTTTTTTATAGTTCTTGAAAGAGATCGCAGCTAAATATCTTAGTCTGCGATTTAAAACATCGCAATGTGTAATTCCATCAGCACTTCCTTCTAATGCTAATTGTATTTTACTACTATATGAAAGGGCGCACCTACCAATTTCGTTAAGAAGTTTATCATATTCCAATGATTAAAAGCACCTGGATGTAAGTCGTGTATATATATGGAACTATTTAGGTGCGTAATTGTACTTTAGTTGTATGCAAAATAATTGTACATGTACATTAGCAACCCATTTGTGTAACCATAAAGAGACGTTTTGCCCATCAACACCTCATGGTATCTAGAGCTAGATTATCCGGTGAAAGGCACAAAAAATGAAAGGAAGATGTGGACAACACTCCATGATAGCTTTATTATTATAGGAAAGCTGCCGGCTATAAGCTAGGTTGTTTGGATTAGCTAGAGCTTTTTTAGCAGCTAGCAACTTATTTTAGCTGATTTAAATAGGGTCTAAACCAAGCTTCTTTAGTTTTAACCAAATCCACAAAAAAAGCTCAAACATTCACAATATGAAGCAACATTCATTAGATACATCAGCAATACATTTTGGCAGTGCATTTGTTTGATGCTAACATGTTTTTCAATAAATTTGATCAGAGCTAGCACAAAACCAAAACGACGTAGGCAGTGCATTTGTTTGATGTTATATGACTTTGCTACGTTTGTCAAAATCTGGATATGTATTGGTAGCTGTGGTACTTTTTTTTGCACGAAGGCACCCGAGATCTCCATAGCTATAGACAATTTATAATAGAGTAACGAACATATCCGAACctcacaaaacaaaacaaaaaaaggaagAAGATATCTGAAATACAGGGCAGACACGCAGGCCGGAGCCGCGGAAGGCAAAACAGAAAGGGCGAGCCGCAGATGTAGAGCGAAGGCCAGAGGGAGGCAGGGAGCGATGTGTGACGGCGACGCCCTTGGCGGTGAGGCGGGCGACGGCGCGACTCTAGACAGAGTGACGGACGAGGACGATGAGATGGTGTGAGTCGGGTGAATGCGCTGCCCTATTCCTAGCTGGGCTGACTCCTTTGTTGGGCTGATGGGCCAAAAAATTAAAGAGTTGCTCCCTGGTTATTTGGTCCATgactagggccatggccctactgGCCCTAGTGCTGGGTCCGCCAATGGTAGGGGCCATGGGGGGCACCCGTAGAAGCCGACGAGCGACACGAGCATGGACGCACTCGTCGCCTCTACTGACAACGTTACTAGCTCTGTCGCTACACACTGCCTCCATGAGCCAGATCCGCTTGTGCTAGAGCTGTGCGTGAGCACAAGACCTCACGAGTGGGTCGACCTAATGCTGGAGGAGTTCGCCACCTCGCGCGTCATCAGCCGGCCACCAGAAGCATCGATGCCTGGGTGTCCGCTTGCCACGTTGACTGTTCCTCAGGATGAGGAAGCATCGCTGGTGGACACCAGTTCTCCGGTGAAGGCTTGGACGACGGGCTTGCCTACGCTATCGCCGGAGCAGCCACCAGTCACGCCACAGTGTGCGGGACACCCCGTGGAGGGCGAGGCGTGCTCCAACATACCCCCAGGTGAGGACGCGGCCACCCCCACCCTACCGCGAGGGGGATAGACCATCGTCGTGGATAACGAGGCGCACCCACAAAGCACCGGTGCCATCCACCTAGCCACTGACACGATCACACCTCCCAAGGAACATGGGAGCTCCGCCACCAAGAGGTTAAAGCGGTTCACCGCAAAGATCCTGCGTAAGGTATCGTCACCGATGCTGCCTCAGCCAGATGTGGAGGCACAACCAAAGTTGTCGACTCGCAGCAGGAGGATTGTCGCTTAGGCGCTTTCACGCGTCCTAGCTTCGAAGCAGGGAGAGGTGCTGGTGATGAAGCGGATGGGCTACCTTGACGGGTAGACAAGGCCTTCCACGGCGTCCAAGGACGCCTACGACAACATCTTCGTCGAACAGCTCAACCCCTCGCATGCCGAGGCAAATGCGACAGCTCTTTCCAAACCCACAAGGAAAGCGACTGAGGCGCCGCGCACGCCGGCGCATCTGATCACCGATGATTAGTGTAACAGAACTGActaattatatgaaattaagtaagaaaatcacccgccagagcagacgatttagccaacttaagcccgtataacccagtAGTCTATGAAATCATGaatgatttcaaaccaactcacataccagccaagatcgtaataagtttagcggtcaccatcacatattacagaaAAGTTCGCACCAccggtacatcagagtttaaacatagttattacaaaccgagttcaaataaaagtagtggaagccatttgttcaaaaccacacacactcacacggagttcaagtaCAGtgtcagctaatgatcatctccaataaaagcattagatgagacgtaaggaatgaccatgcccatggtcctaagcatcacccatcgtaggataaaggcagttgatacagtagtcgTAAtatatctgcccatctgcaacaagtgggaataaaaccctgagtacgagaaggtactcagctagacttacctgacataaccgaaaataaaagtgacaccaaggattatgaagggctttatagtagggtagctgactcatttgcaaaaaggcatttttagcatttcaagaacctttccaaaagcattattgtcaagttaattattattaacctgtcgactacatttgcacctatactcgaacaagcatgtgattaagcaaataataataaccattgatcattaacaacttccataatgtcatatccattataactgtccaagtgttccatcaacattactacgatgaagtaactcaagtcaagtgttcactatccagtgaacgatagcgattcgaatcgattattaaccagctggtaatttattccttacataaatctcactcacccgctaaagtgaggtatcggtcaccgagtcaactatccaggaaaatctcgagtttgctaggaaccacatgtacccgggggccgaccgactgccttttggtcttatcatcgcgccctcgtgtcctaccacacctgctctggtacagtgcactgcgggcaatctacttggcccgaataatctcccagcttcacggtcgaaaggtacgttattcggtcagctaaatgtaaggcatgcgttcaacatgacatgaggcccaacaatggtcggtccttaatcgacacagatagaaagcactatagtccaaaaccCTATAAGTCTCCGTCCGATCTAAACtttaaattaacacttagttataccatgactacatagttatccaagcaaatccaggtaaccacctatagctcgcaggtgacaggaaatcacccgacttctaccggtctaagctagctaagcattgactcaactGTGGATAccaggtgaaagcatctaggcccctagttgggtttcggtgattaatgacaatacaagattactatgactaatgtgtattttgcggatacaattaagttaggtcatggtaatggagatcaatcgagcaatcaaagttgtcatgcccctacgatagaaattattttggttttcaaaggatggacgacaaggttaaggatgactagttctaagtgtcgattggagttggagtgacacttagagtagtttaggactttgtttttcctttggccgtactattaaggggggtatggacgggtagcttgacctagttgagcctagtgagttaggtgtggtgcacacttgttaaaactagctctaggtagctcctatgaatgcctaagatcctttggagcaaacttcattcacatatgtttgagagttggaagtgaatggagggtcaaatactgatcggatgctggccccggtgcgatcggacgctggccgtagggtccggtcagttcatttgatcaagcagacagcgtttggtgtgaccggacgctggatcggttaagtgaccgaacactaaaaggcagcatccggtcgactccagtaaggttctagagaagggaatctgtgatcggacgcatccggtcagtactgaccggaccctgagggttcagcgtccggtcgagtccagtgaggttccagtaagggtttcatgctaccggacgcgtccggtcagtgctagctggaccctgccagcgtccggtcaatacatttttgctggttcatgggttgaactgactggagcgtctggtcaacacgaccggagcgtccggtcaccccgtagaagctcataacggttcgtttttcaggccgccttataaatagaagctccactcatgtgtggagttacttttgctcattccaacagctgagaaacatgtttgtgagtgccaagaagagcaaggtcctagtgaggtatttgtgatttgagaatccaagagtgaaacctcattagtgaatcaagaatagacaagtgtgcatccatcttctcattagacttcgcatggtcaagtgagagtttgtgcttgttactcttggtgattgccatcacctagatggattggtgatgattgggagcttggtgttcacccagcggagcttatgggtgacccaactcaagttgtgagcggctttgggtgatttgccgcgacggagtgtcaaagaatcaacccgtagagagcacttgatccttgcgcggatcaagggggagctacacccttgcatgggtgctccaacgaggactagtggggagtggcgactctctgatacctcggcaaaacatcgccgcgttcctctctccatttactttgagcatttactttaagtatttactttgagcaattcaatacttgtctttacattcatagaattgccatgctagagtaagtttggaacataggttgtaagtcttttgtgcgttaatttgatagaaacacttttctaagcacaaggggttaattgggccatccgtaggatttgattattgcaagaaaatttagaattagcctaattcaccccccctcttgggcat includes:
- the LOC136457636 gene encoding transcription factor bHLH150-like, with translation MISSPSPSPSSSRTPKGGSTTPPPRSQASKWRSGAVRGVYGRRLLDALRATGGGQPRAVKAAADSALALTARGQTRWSRAILLAGAACSRRRVLVKAGGKVRRRRRPPLPVQARDNAAAAALLKGKGKEKDKVQERLRVLGRLVPGCRKLPAPALLEEAADYVAALQMQVSAMRALTDALAAAQLSSPADADAEAEAGR